In Streptococcus parasuis, the following proteins share a genomic window:
- a CDS encoding lactonase family protein yields the protein MAQELALVGAWGADIQGVNNPEAGDGGLKVYRIQNDGRMELVGKSTPEINIGSLTVPGNGDYIYATDERKDLGGIHGNGGGIAAYKLNKETGEVIFLNEVSSAGAYPCYITGDSQRKYVFTANHGNHEEVVTVAVKEADGTFSAKRYFDEGSVVMFPIQADGSVGKACDVQTLTGSSIMPLFQWTSHPHSVWLDPTEKYLLVGDKGTDLIRVFEVDYENGKLISVNNFKTLEGLCPRHIAFHPSLPVFYCNGEQDHTVHAFGFDDQTGNITYIGGQTTVGPDYEDRDDPTDIFSHNQTADLRVHKSGKYLYVSNRGDDSIASFKIDADTGMIQLIEIVPSGGAIPRAINFDKSGDLLYVVNQRSNLVVPFKVDELTGHLIPTGQTMTVNSPVNIQFTN from the coding sequence ATGGCACAAGAGTTAGCTTTAGTAGGAGCTTGGGGTGCCGATATTCAAGGAGTCAATAATCCTGAAGCTGGAGATGGTGGACTTAAAGTCTATCGTATCCAAAATGATGGAAGGATGGAATTGGTCGGCAAATCCACTCCGGAAATAAACATTGGTAGTTTGACAGTACCTGGAAATGGTGATTATATTTACGCTACTGATGAGCGGAAAGATTTAGGTGGCATCCATGGAAATGGTGGTGGTATCGCAGCCTACAAATTAAATAAGGAAACAGGAGAAGTTATCTTCCTCAATGAAGTATCTTCAGCGGGTGCCTACCCATGCTATATCACTGGGGACAGCCAAAGAAAGTATGTCTTTACAGCAAATCACGGCAATCACGAAGAGGTGGTTACAGTTGCTGTCAAAGAAGCAGACGGCACCTTTTCAGCAAAACGTTATTTTGATGAGGGGAGCGTCGTAATGTTTCCGATTCAAGCAGATGGTTCAGTTGGGAAAGCATGTGATGTGCAAACTTTGACAGGATCTAGTATTATGCCACTTTTTCAGTGGACATCACATCCACATAGTGTCTGGCTTGATCCGACAGAGAAATATCTTTTAGTTGGAGACAAGGGGACTGACTTAATACGAGTATTTGAAGTTGATTATGAGAATGGAAAATTAATTTCAGTCAATAACTTTAAGACACTCGAGGGTTTATGTCCGCGCCATATCGCGTTCCACCCAAGTCTTCCAGTCTTTTACTGTAACGGTGAGCAAGATCATACGGTTCATGCATTTGGATTTGATGACCAAACGGGTAATATTACCTATATTGGCGGTCAGACAACTGTCGGACCTGACTACGAAGACAGGGATGATCCAACAGATATCTTTTCACACAATCAAACAGCTGATCTTAGAGTACATAAGTCTGGTAAATATCTCTACGTTTCCAACCGAGGTGATGATTCAATCGCTAGTTTCAAAATTGATGCTGATACTGGTATGATTCAACTCATAGAAATTGTCCCATCAGGTGGAGCGATTCCACGTGCCATAAACTTTGATAAATCTGGTGACTTGCTTTACGTCGTTAACCAACGATCAAATCTTGTTGTTCCATTCAAAGTAGACGAATTAACAGGTCATCTAATCCCCACTGGTCAAACAATGACTGTAAATAGTCCAGTAAATATTCAATTTACAAATTAA
- a CDS encoding C-glycoside deglycosidase beta subunit domain-containing protein, translated as MFDNFLIRKNSLKNDYDKDGNVIGFQFAARNANYRGVFLSLHNGYYIKVDGIEYPRDVQTFEVNGKEPRTFEEIKTCVWEHWDYDDEGVIHIAKPGGLEPGIHTIEFQQSVLAAYGYLPTDEEWVKNPPVPGTGAGSDKTKNIVSYDLELQDRKPQGKIKRGVSLYSYQQTQFFKELDLEGQIREVGENLFGADGIELLDEMAIRQYPNPPQEFFDNWFAWMKKYDTKPVTMDVFHDVLQFRDHVMSYSESAERLKNDIRLAKKLGFKNVRTLATTPFEILIEALPVAEELDIRLAKEIHAPIPINGQYVNEIVDYCEKTGTKHLGLVPDWGIFAFRPSEVTLDWYVRQGAKRETCDLVVQLCMDNYEGRSNELNDIDLSLYSAGNVESLFHRYIKHGEAPADLIPAFDKMEKLVRDNVPDYSEIDFEVMGQALLLSRTKPEDLGRILPYIVSIHGKFYNMSEIPGKPGQYQDIAIDYEGPINYLKEHGWEGYINSEYEGQRRFQDRGVEDLISEIDQVRKHQEMLKRLIGE; from the coding sequence ATGTTTGATAATTTCCTCATCAGAAAAAATAGTTTGAAAAATGATTACGATAAAGACGGTAACGTAATTGGTTTTCAATTTGCTGCTCGCAATGCTAATTACCGTGGAGTATTTCTTTCACTTCATAATGGTTATTATATTAAGGTAGATGGTATTGAATATCCTCGTGATGTACAAACTTTTGAAGTAAATGGGAAAGAACCACGAACTTTCGAAGAAATAAAAACTTGTGTTTGGGAACATTGGGACTATGATGATGAAGGTGTTATTCATATCGCAAAACCAGGTGGACTTGAACCTGGAATTCATACCATTGAATTTCAACAATCAGTCCTTGCAGCATATGGATATCTGCCAACTGATGAAGAGTGGGTAAAAAATCCTCCAGTCCCAGGAACGGGTGCAGGATCTGACAAGACAAAAAATATCGTATCTTATGATTTAGAATTACAGGATAGAAAACCACAAGGTAAAATCAAACGTGGGGTATCGCTTTATAGCTATCAACAAACACAATTCTTTAAAGAATTGGATCTTGAAGGTCAAATTCGTGAAGTTGGTGAAAACCTTTTTGGTGCTGATGGTATTGAGTTATTGGATGAAATGGCGATTCGTCAATATCCAAATCCACCACAAGAGTTCTTTGATAATTGGTTTGCTTGGATGAAGAAATACGATACAAAGCCAGTTACGATGGATGTTTTCCATGATGTTCTTCAATTTAGGGATCATGTTATGAGCTATTCAGAATCAGCAGAACGTCTGAAAAATGATATTCGATTGGCTAAGAAGCTTGGATTCAAGAATGTTCGTACCCTTGCCACAACACCATTTGAAATCCTGATTGAGGCATTACCGGTCGCAGAAGAATTAGATATTCGATTGGCAAAAGAGATTCATGCACCAATTCCGATCAATGGACAATATGTCAATGAAATTGTTGACTATTGTGAAAAAACAGGAACAAAACATTTAGGTCTTGTTCCAGACTGGGGTATCTTTGCCTTCCGTCCATCCGAAGTCACACTTGATTGGTATGTTCGACAAGGTGCAAAACGTGAAACTTGTGATTTGGTTGTGCAACTCTGTATGGATAACTATGAGGGACGATCAAATGAACTCAATGATATTGATTTATCACTATACTCTGCAGGAAACGTCGAGTCACTCTTCCATCGTTATATCAAACATGGAGAAGCTCCAGCTGATTTGATTCCAGCCTTTGATAAAATGGAAAAATTGGTACGCGATAATGTACCAGATTACTCAGAAATTGATTTCGAAGTAATGGGTCAAGCGCTCCTTCTTTCTCGAACTAAGCCAGAAGATCTTGGACGCATTCTACCGTATATTGTAAGTATTCATGGTAAATTCTATAACATGTCAGAAATTCCTGGCAAACCTGGTCAATATCAAGATATTGCAATTGATTACGAAGGACCAATCAACTATTTGAAAGAACATGGTTGGGAAGGTTATATTAATTCAGAATATGAGGGACAACGTCGCTTCCAAGACCGTGGTGTAGAAGATCTGATTAGCGAGATTGATCAAGTTCGTAAACATCAAGAAATGCTTAAACGCTTGATTGGAGAGTAA
- a CDS encoding ROK family glucokinase has translation MSQKVIGIDLGGTTVKMAIVSLEGEILQQWSIATDISEEGSRIVPDIISSIQHRLELYGLTTEDFVGIGMGTPGTVDRKNGTVSGAFNLNWKKQQPVRDQINKAFGLELYLDNDANVAALGEQWRGAGNNEPDVVFITLGTGVGGGIVANGQLLHGLLGSAGEIGHIGVDKDGFTCTCGNKGCLETVASATGIVKLARQMSESFAGNSQLKRDIDEGLAVTSKDIFQTAEAGDPFGKRVVNQVCDYLGTAAGNIANILNPSSIILGGGVSAAGEFLRSQVETYFKVTAFPSMKETTKIKLATLGNDAGVLGAASLVIRK, from the coding sequence ATGAGCCAAAAAGTCATTGGTATTGATTTAGGTGGAACGACAGTTAAAATGGCTATCGTTAGTCTGGAAGGTGAAATTCTTCAACAGTGGAGTATTGCAACAGATATTTCCGAGGAGGGGAGTCGAATTGTACCAGATATTATTAGTTCGATACAGCATCGTTTAGAGTTATATGGTCTTACAACTGAAGACTTTGTCGGCATAGGAATGGGAACTCCAGGTACTGTTGATAGAAAAAATGGGACCGTCAGTGGTGCATTTAATCTCAATTGGAAAAAACAACAACCTGTCCGAGATCAAATTAATAAAGCATTTGGACTAGAGTTGTACTTGGATAACGATGCGAACGTTGCTGCACTTGGGGAGCAGTGGCGTGGAGCAGGAAATAATGAACCGGACGTTGTTTTTATTACGCTTGGGACTGGTGTTGGTGGAGGTATTGTAGCAAATGGTCAATTACTCCATGGTCTGCTTGGTAGCGCGGGAGAAATCGGGCATATCGGAGTAGATAAAGATGGATTTACTTGTACTTGTGGAAATAAGGGGTGTCTAGAAACTGTCGCATCTGCAACAGGTATTGTGAAACTGGCTCGTCAGATGTCGGAGAGTTTTGCTGGTAATTCACAATTGAAAAGAGATATTGATGAAGGCCTAGCAGTAACAAGTAAAGATATTTTTCAGACTGCTGAAGCAGGGGATCCTTTTGGTAAACGAGTTGTTAATCAAGTTTGTGATTATCTTGGAACAGCAGCAGGAAATATTGCTAACATTTTGAATCCATCAAGTATCATTTTAGGAGGCGGTGTGTCTGCGGCAGGAGAATTTCTTCGTAGTCAAGTAGAAACGTATTTCAAGGTAACCGCTTTTCCTAGCATGAAGGAAACTACAAAAATTAAGTTAGCAACTTTAGGAAATGATGCAGGTGTCTTAGGGGCAGCATCACTTGTGATTCGAAAATAA
- a CDS encoding sugar phosphate isomerase/epimerase family protein, with protein sequence MKLGLVSAILDQSDFKELIDVSAENGLECVEVACWPQGKAARRYAGVSHIDVANLTAEEADELTDYAAGKGIEISSLAYYPNPLDEDLEKRKEVIDHLYKVIDASALLEVNMVTTFIGRMPSKTVSANIEEAVKVWTPILEYAQDKGVKIAIENCPMLFTEDEWPGGQNMMTTPAIWRRVFEALPFDNLGLNYDPSHFVWQQIDYIAPLYEFKDKIFHVHYKDIKLYKDKLKDVGIMATPLQYMSPKLPGLGDVDWGKYVSALTDIGYDGFSCIEVEDKAFEKSYDDVKKSITLSTKYLRNFVI encoded by the coding sequence ATGAAACTAGGACTTGTATCAGCGATTTTGGACCAATCAGATTTTAAAGAATTGATTGATGTTTCTGCTGAAAATGGATTAGAATGTGTGGAAGTAGCTTGCTGGCCACAAGGGAAAGCAGCTCGACGCTATGCTGGTGTCTCTCACATCGATGTAGCTAACCTAACAGCTGAGGAAGCTGATGAGCTGACAGATTATGCCGCTGGTAAAGGGATTGAAATTTCATCTCTTGCCTACTATCCAAATCCATTAGATGAAGATTTGGAAAAACGCAAGGAAGTGATTGACCATTTATATAAAGTAATTGATGCATCAGCTCTCCTTGAAGTCAACATGGTGACAACCTTCATTGGACGTATGCCAAGTAAAACTGTTTCTGCAAACATCGAAGAAGCGGTGAAAGTTTGGACACCAATCTTGGAATATGCACAGGATAAGGGAGTTAAAATCGCTATTGAGAATTGCCCAATGCTCTTCACGGAAGATGAGTGGCCAGGGGGACAAAACATGATGACAACACCAGCTATCTGGCGTCGAGTATTTGAAGCCCTTCCATTTGACAATCTCGGTCTCAACTATGATCCATCACACTTTGTATGGCAACAGATTGATTACATTGCACCGCTATATGAATTTAAAGATAAAATCTTCCATGTTCATTATAAAGACATCAAGCTTTACAAAGATAAACTTAAGGATGTAGGTATTATGGCAACGCCACTTCAATACATGAGTCCAAAATTACCAGGACTTGGAGATGTGGACTGGGGAAAATATGTCTCTGCATTAACTGATATTGGCTATGATGGATTTTCTTGTATCGAGGTAGAAGACAAGGCTTTTGAGAAGAGTTACGATGATGTTAAGAAGTCTATTACATTGAGCACAAAATACCTACGTAATTTTGTTATTTGA
- a CDS encoding HAD family hydrolase, with protein sequence MNQKLIAFDIDGTLLNSRNQILPTSIKAIQKLQADGHIVTIATGRSRFLVQDIIDQLRLSTYVLCNGAVAFHENERLINKGLDRKLMKDLQFFMEVSGMDLAVTGIDQMARVTDNHAETFEKVMHGLGKEDLDFQIDFIEKVDVYQGLGFYQSDRDGTFEENFPQLRFVRWLDDCVDIIDKDMSKAVTVLELAEKLGISQNNIIAFGDGMNDKEILAAAGIGVAMGNASEEVQAVADMVTASNDQDGIAVALQKLELI encoded by the coding sequence ATGAACCAAAAATTGATTGCATTTGACATTGATGGTACTCTACTAAACTCTCGCAACCAAATCCTGCCAACCTCGATTAAAGCGATTCAAAAACTACAGGCAGATGGGCATATAGTGACCATTGCAACAGGACGTAGTCGGTTTTTGGTCCAAGATATTATTGATCAACTAAGACTATCCACTTACGTTCTCTGTAATGGTGCTGTTGCTTTTCATGAAAATGAAAGACTTATCAACAAGGGATTGGATAGAAAACTAATGAAAGATTTACAGTTTTTTATGGAAGTTTCTGGGATGGATTTGGCTGTAACCGGTATAGATCAGATGGCCCGTGTGACAGACAATCATGCGGAAACGTTTGAAAAAGTCATGCATGGTTTAGGAAAAGAGGATTTGGATTTCCAGATTGATTTTATTGAAAAAGTTGATGTTTACCAAGGCTTAGGCTTTTATCAGTCCGATCGAGATGGTACGTTTGAAGAAAATTTCCCTCAACTACGTTTTGTCCGATGGCTCGATGATTGTGTGGATATAATTGATAAAGATATGTCAAAAGCTGTAACGGTGTTGGAATTAGCTGAGAAACTAGGAATTTCACAAAATAATATCATTGCTTTTGGTGATGGAATGAATGATAAAGAAATTCTAGCAGCAGCTGGCATAGGAGTGGCTATGGGAAATGCCTCAGAAGAAGTTCAAGCTGTTGCGGATATGGTAACAGCCAGTAATGACCAAGATGGTATTGCCGTAGCTTTACAAAAATTGGAACTAATATAA
- a CDS encoding glucose PTS transporter subunit IIA, giving the protein MDVKEFEELVSVASGKIIPLKDVKDALFSQEMMGSGVAVEPSVGRVYAPFNGKIVNIFPTKHAISLLSENGCEVLIHIGLDTVQLQGEHYTEQVKEGDIVKKGDLLMVFDKPALENAGFDTVIPVVILNTPDYEKIEVHNLGENVVAGQLVLRLERKAEDKISDKIEVQKGENQLEREIISALGGADNIRTIGHCATRLRVTFVDIKKIDRVALDHIKGVLGVVEAMGGLQLVIGNSVNDVYDTIQKLYHFKNIDKEKRGSQPKGNVISQILNILSDVISPVVPLIMGSGLLSAALILFTRMGIDNQNSTYVIFEYAANVVFYFLPFFLAYSCAKRFGTDIIYSLFIAGILLHPTLANIVTQGGKVSLFNLPVVAIDYSSSLLPIILSVWILSLVEKFINRYLPKSLRYVVKPLLIIMIMIPLTLLITGPAGYMMGEGLGWIINLLRGHAEWLAILILCCIAPFMVMTGMHIALTPIIILTNLETLGYENMMLVAFIGMNFSQFAVAMATFFKTKNKTLKNLAISCGLTAFFGGVTEPTLYGISVKMKRPLYATFIGCIANAICCIIFQIKIFSFAPPSFFTLPIFMNPDGTSGNFISAIITIIVVIVVTFVATWMLGFDDSVYDD; this is encoded by the coding sequence ATGGACGTTAAGGAATTCGAAGAATTAGTTAGTGTCGCAAGTGGGAAGATAATACCGTTGAAGGATGTTAAAGACGCTCTCTTTTCTCAGGAAATGATGGGATCAGGGGTGGCGGTCGAACCTTCTGTGGGGAGAGTTTATGCACCATTTAATGGAAAAATTGTCAATATTTTTCCAACCAAGCATGCTATTTCACTTTTAAGTGAAAATGGCTGTGAAGTCCTTATTCATATAGGACTCGATACCGTTCAGCTACAGGGGGAACACTATACCGAACAGGTTAAAGAGGGTGACATTGTCAAAAAAGGCGATTTACTGATGGTTTTTGATAAACCAGCTTTAGAAAATGCGGGTTTTGACACCGTTATTCCTGTTGTTATTTTGAATACTCCAGATTATGAAAAAATAGAAGTACACAATTTAGGTGAAAATGTAGTTGCTGGGCAACTCGTTCTAAGGCTTGAGAGAAAGGCTGAGGATAAAATCTCCGATAAGATTGAGGTGCAAAAAGGAGAAAATCAACTAGAAAGAGAAATTATTTCAGCGCTTGGTGGTGCTGATAATATTCGAACTATTGGTCATTGTGCCACTCGTTTACGTGTCACATTCGTTGATATAAAAAAAATAGACCGTGTAGCCCTAGATCATATAAAAGGTGTTCTGGGAGTTGTCGAAGCTATGGGGGGGCTACAACTCGTAATCGGAAATTCTGTAAATGACGTGTATGATACCATACAAAAGTTATATCATTTTAAAAATATAGACAAAGAAAAAAGAGGAAGTCAGCCTAAAGGCAATGTTATTAGCCAAATATTAAATATATTATCAGATGTCATTAGTCCGGTAGTACCATTAATTATGGGAAGTGGTTTGTTATCAGCAGCACTAATATTATTTACAAGAATGGGTATTGATAATCAAAATTCAACATATGTGATATTTGAATATGCTGCAAATGTAGTTTTTTACTTTCTACCATTCTTTCTAGCTTATTCTTGTGCAAAACGTTTCGGAACAGATATTATTTATTCCCTCTTTATTGCTGGTATATTGTTACACCCTACATTAGCTAATATCGTGACACAAGGTGGAAAAGTTTCTTTATTTAATCTACCTGTGGTTGCTATTGATTACAGTTCTAGTTTACTACCAATTATTCTAAGTGTTTGGATTTTATCACTAGTTGAAAAATTTATTAATAGATATTTACCTAAATCCTTACGCTACGTTGTTAAGCCTTTACTCATCATTATGATTATGATTCCACTAACACTTCTTATAACTGGTCCTGCTGGTTACATGATGGGAGAAGGATTAGGATGGATAATAAATTTATTGAGAGGGCATGCTGAATGGCTAGCGATACTAATTCTTTGTTGCATTGCTCCCTTTATGGTTATGACAGGGATGCATATTGCTCTGACCCCTATTATTATTTTGACAAATCTTGAGACTTTGGGTTATGAAAATATGATGTTAGTAGCGTTTATCGGTATGAACTTTTCACAATTTGCAGTTGCAATGGCTACATTTTTTAAAACAAAAAATAAAACACTTAAGAATTTGGCGATTAGCTGTGGACTCACCGCATTCTTTGGAGGTGTGACGGAACCAACTCTATATGGTATTTCAGTAAAAATGAAACGGCCACTTTATGCTACGTTTATTGGCTGTATAGCGAATGCGATTTGTTGTATTATCTTCCAAATTAAGATTTTCTCATTTGCGCCGCCATCATTTTTCACTTTGCCAATCTTTATGAATCCAGATGGAACTTCAGGTAACTTTATCTCAGCTATTATCACTATTATTGTGGTCATTGTAGTGACATTTGTAGCTACATGGATGCTTGGCTTTGATGATAGCGTCTACGACGATTAG
- a CDS encoding heavy metal translocating P-type ATPase — protein MNNNNKHLSHCHHNHGDMDHSKHEHVSTEEHGDHKNQHQEHHAEHDHSGHSGHDHSGHHGGHEHHHHGNFKELFLKSLPLGIIIMLLSPMAGFDLPFQFTFPYSDIVVAILSTILIIYGGRPFYQGAVDEFKQKEPGMMALVSLGISVSYLYSIYAVIITYVTGGHVMDFFFEFASLLLIMLLGHWIEMKAIGEAGDAQAALAKLVPKDAHVVLEDDSIEIRPVADLQVGDLIRVQAGENVPADGTIERGESRVNEALLTGESKAVKKGPGDEVIGGSTNGEGVLYIKVNETGDQSFISQVQNLISQAQSQPSRAENIAQKVAGWLFYIAIIVALIAFVVWMVIGDIPTAVIFTITTLVIACPHALGLAIPLVTARSTSLGASRGLLVKDRQALEIAPDADVMILDKTGTLTTGEFKVLDVKLFNNKYNKEEIIALLAGIEGGSSHPIAQSIISFAKQQDIRPASFDSIDVISGAGVEGKAGGHRYQLISQKAYGRNLDMDIPKGATLSVLVENDDAIGAVALGDELKPTSKELIKALIKNNIQPIMATGDNEKAAQSAAEDLGIEYRSNQSPQDKYELVKTLKDEGKKVIMVGDGVNDAPSLALADVGIAVGAGTQVALDSADVILTQSDPGDIESFIELAHKTTRKMKQNLFWGAGYNFIAIPLAAGILAPIGITLSPALGGILMSVSTVIVAINAMLLSLDPKNNG, from the coding sequence ATGAACAATAACAACAAACATTTATCCCACTGTCACCATAATCATGGCGACATGGATCATTCAAAACATGAGCACGTAAGCACGGAAGAACATGGAGACCATAAGAATCAACATCAAGAACATCATGCTGAGCATGATCACAGCGGGCACAGTGGGCATGACCACAGTGGGCATCACGGAGGGCATGAACACCATCATCACGGTAACTTTAAGGAACTTTTCTTAAAATCATTGCCACTAGGAATCATTATTATGCTCTTATCCCCTATGGCTGGGTTTGACCTACCATTCCAGTTTACTTTTCCATATTCTGATATTGTAGTAGCTATTTTATCTACTATATTAATTATTTATGGTGGACGTCCATTCTATCAAGGCGCAGTTGACGAATTTAAACAAAAAGAACCTGGAATGATGGCTCTAGTTTCTTTAGGTATAAGTGTTTCATATTTATACAGTATTTATGCTGTTATCATTACCTACGTAACGGGTGGACACGTGATGGACTTTTTCTTTGAATTTGCTTCATTATTATTAATCATGTTATTAGGTCACTGGATTGAGATGAAAGCTATTGGAGAAGCAGGAGACGCACAAGCAGCATTGGCTAAGTTGGTACCAAAAGATGCTCACGTTGTGTTAGAAGATGATTCAATTGAAATACGTCCAGTTGCTGACTTACAGGTAGGTGATTTAATTCGTGTTCAAGCCGGAGAAAATGTGCCAGCAGACGGAACTATCGAGCGTGGCGAATCACGTGTAAATGAAGCTCTTTTGACTGGAGAATCAAAAGCAGTTAAAAAAGGTCCTGGCGATGAAGTAATCGGAGGCTCAACAAATGGAGAAGGGGTTCTTTATATTAAAGTGAATGAGACAGGTGATCAATCCTTCATCTCTCAAGTTCAGAATTTAATCAGCCAAGCTCAAAGTCAGCCTTCCAGAGCAGAAAATATTGCTCAAAAGGTTGCAGGATGGCTCTTCTATATTGCGATCATTGTCGCACTAATAGCTTTTGTAGTGTGGATGGTTATTGGAGATATCCCAACAGCAGTTATCTTTACTATCACGACATTAGTTATAGCTTGTCCACACGCATTAGGTCTGGCTATTCCATTGGTCACCGCCCGTAGCACAAGCTTAGGAGCCAGTCGTGGGTTACTAGTGAAAGACCGCCAAGCCTTAGAAATAGCTCCAGATGCAGATGTGATGATTTTAGATAAAACAGGTACTTTAACAACTGGTGAGTTTAAAGTATTAGACGTTAAACTTTTTAATAACAAATATAATAAAGAGGAAATCATTGCCTTACTGGCAGGTATTGAAGGAGGCTCTAGCCACCCGATTGCTCAATCAATTATAAGTTTCGCTAAGCAGCAAGATATACGTCCAGCATCTTTTGATTCAATTGATGTGATTTCAGGTGCTGGAGTAGAGGGTAAAGCAGGTGGGCACCGTTACCAATTAATCAGTCAAAAAGCCTATGGACGTAATCTTGATATGGATATTCCAAAAGGAGCAACTCTTAGTGTCTTAGTAGAAAACGATGACGCCATTGGTGCTGTAGCTTTAGGGGACGAATTAAAACCAACGAGTAAAGAGTTAATTAAAGCTCTTATAAAGAACAATATTCAACCAATTATGGCAACAGGTGATAATGAAAAAGCGGCTCAAAGTGCGGCAGAAGATTTAGGTATTGAATATAGATCAAATCAATCTCCACAAGACAAATATGAGTTAGTTAAAACACTTAAAGATGAAGGAAAGAAAGTTATCATGGTAGGTGATGGTGTAAATGATGCTCCTTCTCTTGCCTTAGCAGATGTTGGTATAGCTGTAGGTGCTGGAACTCAAGTTGCATTGGATTCAGCTGATGTCATATTGACTCAATCCGATCCAGGAGATATTGAATCATTCATTGAATTAGCACACAAAACAACTCGTAAAATGAAACAAAACCTATTTTGGGGAGCTGGTTATAACTTTATAGCTATCCCTCTAGCTGCAGGAATTTTGGCTCCTATTGGTATCACATTAAGCCCTGCATTAGGAGGAATCCTAATGTCTGTGTCAACAGTCATCGTCGCCATTAATGCTATGTTATTAAGTTTAGATCCAAAAAATAACGGTTAA